A section of the Candidatus Tisiphia endosymbiont of Nedyus quadrimaculatus genome encodes:
- a CDS encoding IS110 family transposase — protein sequence MKDINILGIDLAKTIFHIVALNKDGEKILAKKLHREEFEDYILTNIPKNSLLVMEACGSCHYWSNKFMESGFTVKLLKPCDVKAFAKTRQKNDTNDALAIARAGKDPELKSVRIKNISQQEISWLHKRRQHIIRQRVQYSNGLMSDLLEFGYYIKMSKSKFAREALNIVEDAKNAGVISERMYKEMKVIAEEIATLLIQESAIDKQLIAINKESETATLLKTIPGIGEINANILSIAAYENYDDCRSFAASLGLVPKQNSTGGKTSLGSITKKGDRYVRTMLIQGARSIAIRAKIQKDPTDHLVLWAKKLLGRMSFNKAAVAIANKLARIAYVCVTRKCAYA from the coding sequence ATGAAAGATATTAACATACTAGGCATTGATTTAGCAAAAACAATTTTTCATATTGTTGCATTAAATAAAGATGGTGAAAAAATATTAGCTAAAAAATTACACAGAGAAGAATTTGAAGACTACATTTTAACAAACATTCCCAAGAATAGTTTATTGGTAATGGAAGCATGTGGCAGTTGTCATTATTGGAGCAATAAGTTTATGGAATCAGGTTTTACAGTAAAATTACTTAAACCATGTGATGTAAAAGCTTTTGCAAAAACTCGGCAAAAAAATGATACAAATGATGCTTTGGCAATAGCAAGAGCAGGAAAAGATCCGGAGTTAAAATCGGTTCGTATAAAAAATATATCACAACAAGAGATTAGTTGGTTACATAAACGTCGGCAACATATTATTAGACAAAGAGTACAATATAGTAATGGTTTAATGAGTGATTTACTTGAATTTGGTTATTACATAAAAATGAGTAAATCTAAATTTGCCCGTGAGGCATTAAATATAGTAGAAGATGCCAAAAATGCTGGTGTGATTTCAGAGAGAATGTATAAGGAAATGAAGGTAATAGCTGAAGAAATTGCTACGTTATTAATACAAGAATCAGCAATAGATAAACAGCTAATAGCAATAAATAAAGAATCTGAAACAGCTACTTTATTAAAAACAATACCAGGTATTGGAGAAATTAATGCTAATATACTAAGCATAGCAGCTTATGAAAATTATGATGATTGTCGAAGTTTTGCTGCAAGTTTGGGATTAGTGCCTAAGCAAAATAGCACAGGTGGTAAAACAAGTCTTGGATCTATCACTAAGAAAGGAGATAGATATGTTAGAACTATGCTGATACAAGGAGCAAGGTCTATTGCAATCAGAGCAAAAATACAAAAGGACCCCACTGATCATTTAGTGCTATGGGCAAAAAAATTGTTGGGAAGGATGAGCTTTAATAAGGCTGCTGTGGCAATAGCAAACAAATTAGCTAGAATAGCGTATGTATGTGTTACAAGAAAATGTGCATATGCTTGA
- a CDS encoding proton-conducting transporter membrane subunit, translated as MYSAITPSFLILSTLLLAMLNLVTPLISNSNNNTRNSLLITISSFFFVNILIIDWLFLKGVKANLSINIYGNFFIGLHLEALTLIFLTLLSFLWICALIYTTKYLAINNIDNSSRFLFFLNLSVLFGGMAALSSNLFTMFIFYELLTLSTAPLIGHSGGDKVMAGVYKYLKILMISGILLFLPALIIIYAKAGHGDFTSQGFIKYYFSKNQTIILLLMFIFGISKAALFPVHQWLPAAMVAHYPVSALLHAVVVVKTGLFCIYKILMYIFGLKYLQSLFAEFNWVIFLPIITIIYSSFKALKSDNIKKILAYSTINQLSIALLSSFMFTSKSMGASILHLCSHSFTKICLFYGMGSIYSLKNTNQVSDLIGTAKEMPKTSFMVLIASLSLIGIPPFGGFISKFYIMLAAAEQNQILVMVVLALSTLFSALYLAKLIIFIYKPIDNNSKIFSIENKLPNSMLLSLVICSCMVVLFYFIQIFIKKFLVFIT; from the coding sequence ATGTATTCTGCTATTACCCCTAGTTTTTTGATTTTATCGACTTTACTGCTAGCTATGCTAAATTTAGTAACTCCCCTTATCAGTAATAGTAATAATAACACCCGTAACTCTTTATTAATTACTATTAGCAGCTTCTTTTTTGTCAATATTTTAATTATTGACTGGTTATTTCTGAAAGGCGTAAAAGCAAATCTGTCAATAAACATATATGGTAATTTTTTTATAGGGCTGCATTTAGAAGCACTCACTCTTATTTTTTTAACGTTGCTGAGCTTTTTGTGGATTTGTGCTTTGATTTACACAACAAAATATTTGGCAATCAATAATATCGATAATTCAAGTCGTTTTCTATTCTTCCTTAATCTAAGTGTGTTATTTGGCGGGATGGCAGCATTATCTTCGAATCTTTTTACTATGTTTATTTTTTATGAACTATTAACATTATCAACTGCTCCACTAATTGGTCACAGTGGTGGAGATAAAGTTATGGCAGGGGTTTATAAATATTTAAAAATATTAATGATTTCAGGGATATTACTATTCTTGCCAGCACTAATAATTATTTATGCTAAAGCGGGTCATGGAGATTTTACATCGCAAGGTTTTATCAAGTATTATTTCTCCAAGAATCAAACAATAATTTTGTTATTAATGTTTATTTTTGGTATATCAAAAGCAGCTTTATTTCCTGTACATCAATGGTTACCAGCCGCGATGGTAGCACATTACCCAGTAAGTGCCTTGCTACATGCTGTGGTAGTTGTTAAAACTGGACTTTTTTGCATTTATAAAATTCTGATGTATATTTTTGGTCTTAAATATTTGCAATCTCTTTTTGCAGAATTTAACTGGGTTATTTTCTTACCAATTATAACTATAATTTATAGTTCTTTTAAAGCGTTAAAAAGTGATAATATTAAGAAGATATTAGCCTATTCTACCATTAACCAATTATCTATAGCTTTACTTAGTAGCTTCATGTTTACATCAAAATCTATGGGAGCTTCTATCCTACATTTATGTTCACATTCATTTACTAAAATCTGTTTATTTTATGGAATGGGAAGTATTTATAGCTTAAAGAATACCAACCAAGTCTCTGATCTTATAGGTACTGCTAAAGAAATGCCCAAAACCAGCTTTATGGTACTCATTGCCAGTTTATCCTTAATAGGCATTCCTCCTTTTGGTGGTTTTATTAGTAAATTTTATATTATGTTAGCTGCTGCAGAACAAAATCAAATATTAGTTATGGTAGTACTAGCTTTAAGTACGCTATTCTCTGCATTGTATTTAGCAAAGTTAATAATATTTATTTATAAGCCTATTGATAATAATTCTAAAATATTTTCTATAGAAAATAAATTGCCTAATTCTATGCTATTGAGTTTAGTTATATGCTCGTGCATGGTGGTATTATTTTATTTTATACAGATTTTTATTAAGAAGTTTTTGGTATTTATAACTTGA
- a CDS encoding proton-conducting transporter membrane subunit, giving the protein MTLIKHFPALQVLLPFFGALFSILTFRYRLATRIIAVISIALSLFLSIYGLSVINKEVVSYNFGDWHAPMGIEYRLDYLNQPIIIYINGVLLFFLIFCNKLVTNTILKFLDRKRQSLFYAVLLFAHSGYLGIVSTNDLFNLYVFIEISSLSSYVLMAQGNNPRAVIGAFDYLMLGTVGATLILIGIGFLLSSTGSLNMLDVSMLLKTHYDSKIVMLGISFFLIGSILKTAFFPMHFWMIRAYSSAAPVILTYLASISSIIGIYIILRFIHFTIDYNVIIKDLSNFISLIALVTITLCTYCAYRNQKVRNIVIYSSAVQIGYMFLLLVIPRGESLLFPFLFADSLNKIALFLIIAYSDVSKPFSMLWRVLVVFSLIYSCGLPISSMFFIKISIFELLIVENMWLEFGIVVISSAMSLLYHYKIAKKLCWDHYDYTRLKSNTKYGGLIFISIMQFFLPIFLNFF; this is encoded by the coding sequence ATGACATTAATTAAACATTTTCCTGCTCTGCAAGTATTGCTACCATTTTTTGGAGCGTTATTCTCAATACTAACTTTTCGCTATAGGCTAGCTACTCGAATTATAGCAGTTATATCGATTGCACTAAGTTTATTTTTAAGTATTTACGGTTTATCTGTAATTAATAAAGAGGTCGTATCATATAATTTTGGTGATTGGCATGCCCCTATGGGTATTGAATATCGGCTAGACTATCTGAACCAACCTATAATTATCTATATTAATGGCGTATTATTATTTTTTCTAATCTTTTGTAACAAATTGGTTACAAATACCATACTTAAATTTCTTGATAGAAAAAGACAATCGTTATTTTATGCAGTTTTATTATTTGCCCATAGCGGCTATCTTGGTATTGTAAGCACTAATGACCTCTTTAATCTTTATGTATTCATTGAAATATCTTCATTAAGTAGCTATGTATTAATGGCACAGGGCAATAATCCTAGGGCTGTTATCGGTGCTTTCGATTATCTTATGCTTGGTACTGTCGGGGCTACTTTGATATTAATAGGCATTGGATTTTTATTAAGTAGCACAGGCAGCCTTAATATGTTAGATGTTTCAATGCTTCTTAAGACGCATTATGACTCTAAAATAGTGATGCTAGGCATTAGTTTTTTTCTAATTGGCTCTATACTAAAAACAGCTTTTTTTCCTATGCATTTTTGGATGATCAGAGCCTATAGTTCAGCTGCTCCGGTTATTCTGACATATCTTGCTAGTATATCCAGTATAATTGGTATTTATATAATCTTGAGGTTCATTCATTTTACTATTGATTACAATGTGATCATTAAGGATCTATCAAATTTTATCAGCTTAATCGCTTTGGTAACTATTACTTTATGTACATATTGTGCTTACAGAAACCAAAAAGTCAGAAATATTGTTATATATTCTTCTGCGGTGCAAATTGGTTATATGTTTTTGCTTTTAGTTATTCCTAGAGGTGAATCACTGTTATTTCCCTTTTTGTTTGCTGATAGCCTTAACAAGATCGCTTTATTTCTGATCATTGCTTATTCTGATGTTTCGAAACCGTTTAGTATGTTATGGCGTGTTTTGGTAGTTTTTAGTCTAATTTACAGCTGTGGTTTGCCAATAAGTAGTATGTTTTTCATTAAGATTAGTATTTTTGAGTTGTTGATTGTTGAAAATATGTGGTTAGAGTTTGGTATTGTTGTTATAAGTTCTGCTATGTCGTTACTTTATCACTATAAAATTGCCAAAAAACTATGTTGGGATCACTACGATTATACACGATTAAAATCGAACACTAAGTATGGTGGGCTGATTTTTATTAGTATAATGCAATTTTTTCTACCAATATTCTTAAACTTTTTTTAG
- a CDS encoding Na+/H+ antiporter subunit C has protein sequence MSKILYFFTLLVLVSGLFIMLTSDNYVRKIIGLSVMQSSVLIFYLMLGKVSGGIVPIERTILHSYSSPLPQVLMLTAIVVGFATLSLGLSLIYRISKQFNTISEGEINFSETTNDRNE, from the coding sequence ATCTCAAAAATTTTATATTTTTTTACACTGCTAGTGTTAGTTAGTGGTTTATTTATAATGCTAACCAGTGATAATTATGTTCGTAAAATTATTGGGCTTAGTGTAATGCAAAGTTCGGTGCTAATTTTTTACCTTATGCTTGGTAAGGTAAGTGGAGGTATTGTACCAATTGAACGTACAATACTACATAGCTATTCAAGCCCACTCCCTCAGGTGTTAATGCTCACGGCTATTGTTGTTGGATTTGCTACTTTATCATTGGGTCTTAGCTTGATTTACCGTATTTCTAAGCAATTTAATACTATATCAGAAGGTGAGATTAATTTTAGTGAAACGACTAATGATCGAAATGAATGA
- the virB9 gene encoding P-type conjugative transfer protein VirB9, which yields MKQLIIFFVVVFFVNTALAVRESRPMPIDSRIRVMVYSPDDVFKFTGYYGYQASIELAKDEEIVSISMGDTTSWQIVPAGYRIFIKPMEQDATTNMTLITNKRTYFFELYATEALDMRDPDMVFNLRFIYPDDENSGDHLQSYVTSSANLDLSHPEKYNFNYSISGNESIAPIKIFDDGVYTYLQFRDKNVELPAIFAVDEALRESMVNYRLSQDNANMVIIEQVFHKLSIRHGKKIVCVFNEAFKPY from the coding sequence ATGAAGCAACTAATAATATTTTTTGTAGTAGTATTTTTTGTAAATACTGCGTTAGCCGTTAGGGAATCTAGACCAATGCCGATTGATAGTAGAATCAGGGTGATGGTTTATAGTCCTGATGATGTATTTAAGTTTACTGGATATTATGGTTATCAGGCTAGTATAGAGCTAGCAAAAGATGAAGAAATAGTTAGTATTTCCATGGGAGATACCACTTCTTGGCAAATAGTACCAGCGGGTTATAGGATCTTCATTAAACCGATGGAACAAGATGCTACAACTAACATGACGCTTATTACTAATAAGCGAACTTACTTTTTTGAACTATATGCTACAGAAGCCTTAGATATGAGAGACCCAGATATGGTTTTTAATTTAAGGTTTATTTATCCTGATGATGAAAATTCTGGAGATCACTTACAAAGTTACGTTACATCTTCAGCTAACCTTGATTTATCGCATCCTGAAAAATATAATTTTAATTATTCCATAAGTGGTAATGAATCGATTGCACCAATTAAAATTTTTGATGATGGAGTGTATACTTACCTACAATTCAGAGATAAAAATGTTGAGTTACCAGCTATTTTTGCAGTTGATGAAGCTCTTAGAGAGTCGATGGTAAATTATCGACTCTCCCAAGATAACGCTAATATGGTGATTATCGAACAAGTATTTCACAAACTGTCAATACGTCATGGTAAAAAAATAGTGTGTGTGTTTAATGAAGCATTTAAGCCGTATTAA
- a CDS encoding VirB8/TrbF family protein, protein MDKVLSSVQEYIKSGEYFVDAKRWYNFEYVYPLVHRTFLLIFSVVLFVLFLSVVINFETLLPVKRQVRYAISAKSLKSATITNANHIKHDAINSIADIMIRNYVIHRESYDYDLLRPQYIFMQNNSTRIIFRQFANFMNIDNPLSPVMRYQKSLKRSVNILSVVYHKNNKAEVTFTSLAKNASSDILENMVWQATINFEIDAINIHLPSNSRFNFAVTGYKLKLIEDKSKKIR, encoded by the coding sequence ATGGATAAGGTGTTAAGTTCTGTTCAAGAATATATTAAGTCTGGTGAATATTTTGTTGATGCTAAAAGATGGTATAATTTTGAATATGTATATCCACTTGTACACAGAACATTTTTGTTGATATTTAGTGTAGTTCTATTTGTATTATTTCTAAGTGTGGTGATTAATTTTGAGACTTTATTACCAGTAAAGCGTCAGGTGAGATATGCAATTAGTGCTAAATCCCTTAAAAGTGCAACAATAACTAACGCTAATCATATTAAGCATGATGCAATTAATTCTATTGCAGATATTATGATTAGAAATTACGTTATACATAGGGAATCATATGACTATGATTTACTTCGTCCTCAGTATATATTTATGCAGAATAATTCTACGCGTATAATATTTAGACAATTTGCCAATTTTATGAATATTGACAATCCATTGTCTCCAGTTATGCGTTACCAAAAGTCCTTAAAGCGTTCTGTTAATATATTATCAGTGGTTTATCATAAAAATAATAAGGCTGAAGTTACATTTACATCTTTGGCAAAAAACGCTTCTAGTGATATTTTAGAAAATATGGTGTGGCAAGCTACAATAAATTTTGAAATAGATGCAATTAATATACATCTACCGTCTAACTCAAGATTTAATTTTGCTGTTACTGGTTACAAACTTAAGTTAATAGAAGATAAAAGTAAAAAAATAAGATGA
- a CDS encoding metal ABC transporter permease yields MTIIILTIILISLIFAPLGCISLWKKYIYFGDGLSHASLLAGSISILVHLPVVYSGLVVAVIFAILVFTLKHRSGGSSVVMLISSFMLSLALVVGYMYPLQIKITNLLFGDILSASLNDILTLSIILIFVISFVWYFYSQIILIVINRDIAQIKGVKVRTIELAFLLLLSLSVFSTIKIVGALLVTSILLIPAMTARMISSNPAQMIINSVIVALIVDFLGLVVSLYLDIPITPIITVINTIVYCLFYIISRANKTGFFRL; encoded by the coding sequence ATGACTATAATAATATTAACTATAATTCTAATCAGTCTAATTTTTGCTCCTCTTGGTTGTATAAGCTTATGGAAAAAATATATTTATTTTGGTGATGGTCTTTCGCACGCAAGTTTACTTGCTGGAAGTATTAGTATCCTTGTCCATTTGCCTGTTGTTTATTCAGGACTAGTTGTTGCCGTTATATTTGCTATCTTGGTGTTTACGTTAAAACATAGGTCAGGTGGTAGTAGTGTGGTAATGTTAATATCAAGTTTTATGTTATCTTTAGCCTTAGTAGTAGGTTATATGTACCCACTACAGATTAAGATCACTAACCTATTATTTGGCGATATTTTATCTGCCTCTTTAAATGATATATTAACCTTATCAATTATACTTATATTCGTTATTTCTTTCGTTTGGTATTTCTATAGTCAGATTATTCTAATTGTCATTAATAGAGATATTGCACAAATTAAGGGGGTGAAAGTAAGAACGATTGAATTGGCATTTTTGTTACTGTTATCTTTATCAGTATTCTCGACTATTAAGATTGTTGGGGCATTACTCGTTACTAGTATTTTGCTGATTCCAGCCATGACCGCTAGGATGATTTCTAGTAATCCAGCACAAATGATTATCAATTCAGTTATCGTAGCTTTAATTGTAGACTTCCTTGGCTTAGTAGTGTCATTATATCTTGACATACCAATTACCCCAATAATTACGGTAATAAACACCATAGTTTATTGTTTATTCTATATAATTTCACGGGCAAATAAAACAGGATTTTTTAGATTATAA
- the ubiG gene encoding bifunctional 2-polyprenyl-6-hydroxyphenol methylase/3-demethylubiquinol 3-O-methyltransferase UbiG, producing MSTKSSINQIELEKFSKISSGWWQEDGEFKILHQINPIRLGYIIDKIKDHFNIDDDVVLPSKLDILDIGCGGGLITSALCKLNGTVTGIDALQSNIDIAMQHAEEENLNIQYFKSTAEELVYSNSKQYDVVLCLEVIEHIDNPSDFVKNLASLVKPNGMIIISTINRTVKAYMLAILMAEYVLSWIPKKTHDHSKFLKPSEIYSMFSKNNIELKELKGLTYNIVNRNWQLSDDIEVNYFAYLTRPLAKPALN from the coding sequence ATGTCTACAAAATCTTCTATTAATCAAATAGAACTAGAAAAGTTTAGTAAAATTTCTAGCGGGTGGTGGCAGGAAGATGGAGAGTTTAAAATTCTTCATCAAATAAATCCTATTCGTCTTGGTTACATAATAGATAAGATAAAAGATCATTTTAATATAGATGATGATGTAGTACTACCTTCAAAATTAGATATTTTAGACATAGGATGTGGCGGGGGATTAATTACCTCTGCTCTCTGTAAACTAAATGGCACAGTCACTGGCATAGATGCACTACAAAGTAATATAGATATTGCGATGCAGCATGCTGAAGAAGAAAATTTGAATATACAATATTTTAAATCGACTGCTGAGGAATTAGTATACTCAAATAGCAAACAGTATGATGTGGTATTATGCTTAGAAGTCATAGAACATATAGACAATCCTAGTGATTTTGTAAAAAACCTTGCTAGTTTAGTAAAACCAAATGGCATGATTATAATTTCAACAATTAACCGTACTGTAAAAGCTTATATGTTAGCTATTTTAATGGCAGAATACGTGCTTAGTTGGATACCAAAAAAAACCCATGACCATAGTAAATTTCTTAAACCATCTGAAATTTATTCTATGTTTAGTAAAAATAACATAGAGCTTAAAGAGCTTAAGGGCTTAACCTATAATATCGTCAATAGAAATTGGCAGTTGAGTGATGATATAGAGGTAAATTATTTTGCTTATTTAACTAGACCTCTTGCAAAACCCGCTCTGAATTGA
- the gltX gene encoding glutamate--tRNA ligase translates to MTIITRFAPSPTGFLHIGGARTALFNYLFAKHHNGKFLLRIEDTDKTRSTEDAVDAIFSGLKWLSLDWDGEVVFQSKRNDLYKKAALKLLDEGKAYYCFTPQEEIDRQRDNAIANKQHFLFQSPWRDADPSNFPKGYQSTKAVIRLKAPRTGYTTIHDALQGDVTIENSHLDDMVLLRSDGSSTYMLAVVVDDHDMQITHIIRGDDHLTNAARQILLYQAFGWYVPHMVHIPLIHGDDGAKLSKRHGALGIKAYQDMGYLPESLCNYLLRLGWSHKDDEIIARQQAIEWFDLEGLGKSPSRLDFAKMDNLNAHYLRQLDATLLTKMICESLQKTYKITTEETEYIKQAMPNLKIRSTNLVELAELAKIYLINVPIIYSEEAKEIIKNCDKNLLNQVIEELENLQNFDKDSIQIKFKEIAKNNNIKLADLMQSIRSLITGMSASPSIFEIIAIIGKENAIVRLKCTQMI, encoded by the coding sequence ATGACTATAATTACCAGATTCGCTCCCTCCCCTACTGGCTTCTTGCATATTGGTGGGGCAAGGACAGCATTGTTTAATTATTTATTTGCCAAACACCATAATGGCAAATTTTTACTTCGAATTGAGGATACTGATAAAACAAGATCAACCGAAGATGCAGTAGATGCTATATTTTCCGGTTTGAAATGGCTTAGTTTGGACTGGGACGGTGAGGTGGTTTTTCAGTCTAAAAGAAATGATTTATACAAAAAAGCAGCTCTGAAATTACTAGATGAAGGAAAAGCTTATTATTGTTTTACGCCTCAAGAAGAAATAGATCGGCAACGAGATAATGCTATAGCTAATAAACAACATTTTTTATTTCAAAGCCCTTGGCGAGATGCTGATCCTTCTAACTTTCCGAAAGGTTACCAATCCACAAAAGCAGTGATTAGGCTGAAAGCTCCAAGAACTGGCTATACAACTATCCATGATGCTTTACAAGGGGATGTTACTATTGAAAACTCCCACCTAGATGATATGGTGCTGTTACGTAGCGATGGAAGTAGCACCTATATGTTGGCGGTAGTAGTGGACGACCACGATATGCAGATTACCCATATTATTAGGGGGGATGACCATTTAACTAACGCTGCTCGTCAAATCCTACTTTATCAAGCCTTTGGTTGGTATGTACCACATATGGTACATATACCGTTAATACATGGTGATGATGGGGCAAAATTATCTAAAAGACATGGAGCTCTTGGAATAAAAGCATACCAAGATATGGGATATTTACCCGAGAGCTTGTGTAATTATTTACTAAGGTTAGGATGGAGTCACAAAGATGATGAGATTATTGCAAGACAACAAGCTATAGAATGGTTTGACCTTGAAGGACTTGGCAAATCGCCTTCTCGTCTTGATTTTGCCAAAATGGATAATTTAAACGCTCATTATCTACGTCAGCTTGATGCTACGCTATTAACAAAAATGATTTGTGAGAGTTTGCAAAAAACTTATAAAATTACCACGGAAGAAACGGAATATATTAAGCAAGCAATGCCAAACTTGAAGATAAGAAGCACAAATTTAGTCGAATTAGCTGAACTAGCCAAGATTTATTTGATTAACGTTCCTATTATCTACTCTGAGGAAGCCAAAGAGATAATCAAAAATTGTGATAAAAATTTACTTAACCAAGTTATTGAGGAATTAGAGAATTTACAAAATTTTGATAAAGACTCAATTCAAATAAAATTTAAAGAAATAGCTAAGAATAATAATATTAAACTTGCAGATCTCATGCAATCCATTAGATCTCTAATAACAGGCATGAGTGCTTCTCCAAGTATTTTTGAAATTATCGCCATAATTGGTAAAGAAAATGCTATTGTTAGATTGAAATGTACCCAAATGATTTAA
- a CDS encoding DUF6314 family protein, translating to MYPNDLITRIDLNDPTNEDNKQGVSGLGVHEVHEYANTPQVFARANSEDHLSIFHNLVGTYAITRILGNYGTAKGIAYFIEDKEHIYSPLSRILYREELDVKYYGNTNKVKAFKEYLYSLEQNKIVKYFVNENNNGLFYQLHFISNTPFQAEGTHQCNLDLYQANYTFLNKNSFELSYKVLGPNKNYTITTSFTRITSVRYKN from the coding sequence ATGTACCCAAATGATTTAATAACAAGAATAGACTTAAATGATCCTACGAATGAGGACAATAAACAAGGGGTGAGCGGACTAGGCGTACATGAAGTGCATGAGTACGCAAATACCCCGCAAGTATTTGCAAGAGCCAATTCGGAGGATCACCTGAGTATATTTCACAACCTAGTTGGAACATATGCTATTACGAGAATTTTAGGCAATTATGGTACAGCTAAAGGAATAGCTTACTTTATAGAAGATAAAGAACATATATACTCACCTCTTTCACGTATATTATACAGAGAGGAGCTTGATGTTAAATACTATGGTAATACCAATAAGGTAAAAGCTTTTAAGGAGTATCTATACTCTCTAGAGCAAAACAAAATTGTTAAATATTTTGTTAATGAAAATAACAATGGTTTATTTTACCAATTACATTTTATCTCTAATACTCCTTTTCAGGCTGAAGGTACACATCAATGCAACTTGGATCTTTATCAAGCTAATTATACATTCTTGAATAAGAATTCTTTTGAACTGAGTTATAAAGTTTTAGGCCCTAACAAAAACTATACGATAACAACTAGTTTTACTAGAATAACCTCAGTTCGATATAAGAATTAA
- a CDS encoding Bax inhibitor-1/YccA family protein translates to MIDYTKTFTATQKTYDVGLREYMLKVYNYMALALVLTGVMAFATISFEPLTRLLFQVEANGQFMGYTGLGTLVMISPVGIALYFFMGFGRMSLDTTKVLFWVYAALTGMSLASLGFIYTGESIARTFFICSSVFGAMSLYGYSTNRDLTSMGSFLIMGLFGLIIVSLVNMFLQSSAIYFATSLIGVGIFMGIIAWDTQKIKSMYFMSGGGELGQKMSIMAAFNLYLDFINLFLHLLRFFGSRRN, encoded by the coding sequence ATGATTGATTACACCAAGACTTTTACTGCTACTCAGAAAACATATGATGTTGGACTGAGAGAATACATGCTGAAAGTCTATAATTATATGGCTTTAGCTCTTGTGCTAACTGGAGTAATGGCTTTTGCTACTATATCATTTGAGCCATTAACTAGGCTTTTATTTCAAGTTGAAGCAAATGGACAGTTCATGGGCTATACCGGTTTGGGAACGTTGGTAATGATTTCTCCTGTGGGAATTGCTTTGTACTTTTTTATGGGATTTGGCAGGATGAGTCTAGATACTACTAAAGTATTGTTTTGGGTTTATGCTGCTTTAACTGGTATGTCTTTGGCATCCCTCGGGTTTATCTATACAGGAGAGTCAATTGCTCGAACTTTCTTTATTTGTTCATCTGTTTTTGGTGCAATGAGCCTTTATGGGTATAGTACCAATAGGGATTTGACATCAATGGGTTCATTTCTTATCATGGGATTATTTGGTCTTATCATTGTGTCGCTAGTCAACATGTTTTTACAAAGCTCAGCTATATATTTTGCAACGTCTCTCATTGGGGTTGGCATATTTATGGGTATTATTGCATGGGATACTCAAAAAATTAAGTCTATGTATTTTATGTCTGGAGGTGGAGAGTTAGGACAAAAAATGTCTATAATGGCTGCTTTTAATTTGTATTTAGACTTTATTAATTTGTTCTTACATCTTCTAAGATTCTTTGGTAGTAGAAGAAACTAG